Proteins from a single region of Acidianus ambivalens:
- a CDS encoding SRPBCC domain-containing protein, with the protein MSNVAGEEKIINKERAIRFLSNYENLLKCTPGISKINNKEFSASVKVGPLNVEVQGTIVEHKVENNKVFDKIEVKGPGIIVTISTVVTIEDHKLSWEAEYELSGSLAKALENTITKQAKELTKQIISCSVSAINSSNNS; encoded by the coding sequence ATGAGTAACGTAGCTGGTGAAGAAAAAATAATTAACAAAGAGAGAGCTATACGATTTCTTAGTAATTACGAGAATCTTTTAAAGTGCACTCCTGGAATAAGTAAGATAAACAATAAAGAATTTTCTGCATCGGTGAAAGTAGGCCCACTTAATGTTGAAGTTCAAGGGACTATAGTTGAACATAAAGTTGAGAATAACAAGGTCTTTGATAAAATAGAAGTCAAAGGCCCTGGAATAATAGTCACTATAAGTACTGTGGTTACAATAGAAGATCATAAATTATCTTGGGAAGCCGAATATGAACTATCTGGAAGTCTTGCAAAAGCTTTAGAGAATACAATAACAAAACAAGCTAAAGAATTAACAAAGCAAATAATTTCTTGTTCAGTCTCAGCTATTAATTCCAGTAACAATTCCTAA
- a CDS encoding SRPBCC domain-containing protein, with amino-acid sequence MRYQGSIEVNAKKEVILNFLGNIELVASCFPGIKDIKKDGDVYIVKGTAGIGFIKGDYTAKVKMQRTNDGFKLEAQGNGMNSNVNINANIVVEEGRINYTADVNVSGILASAGARLMEPALNKILNQLFDCIRKKVEVS; translated from the coding sequence ATGCGTTATCAAGGAAGTATTGAAGTTAATGCTAAAAAGGAAGTTATTTTAAATTTTCTAGGAAATATAGAATTAGTGGCTTCTTGTTTCCCTGGAATTAAAGATATAAAGAAAGATGGAGACGTGTATATTGTAAAAGGTACTGCTGGAATAGGATTTATAAAAGGAGATTATACGGCAAAGGTAAAAATGCAGAGAACCAACGACGGATTTAAGCTGGAAGCTCAAGGGAATGGAATGAATAGCAATGTTAATATAAATGCCAATATCGTGGTTGAAGAAGGAAGAATTAATTATACAGCAGATGTGAACGTAAGCGGAATATTGGCTTCTGCAGGGGCTAGGCTAATGGAACCAGCATTAAATAAGATATTGAATCAACTTTTTGATTGCATAAGGAAAAAGGTAGAGGTATCATGA
- a CDS encoding nucleotidyltransferase family protein — translation MKIGAVILAAGESKRFGKNKLLEKINGKSIIENVLENVDIERVIVVGKYAEELLPYLKNEIVIYNPKWKEGISSSIKLGLRFFQNYDGVLIVLGDMPFVKREDIHKIINAFNPDCNAVIPTYKGNWGNPVLLSRKIFDKVMTITGDEGAKKILKSTENLCFVECDYGVIIDIDTVNDLLTFERPP, via the coding sequence ATGAAAATTGGTGCAGTGATTCTAGCTGCTGGAGAAAGCAAGAGATTCGGTAAAAATAAATTACTTGAGAAAATCAACGGAAAAAGTATCATAGAGAATGTCTTGGAAAATGTTGACATAGAAAGAGTTATTGTTGTAGGAAAATATGCAGAAGAGCTACTCCCATATTTAAAAAATGAGATAGTAATATATAATCCTAAATGGAAGGAAGGAATATCAAGCAGTATAAAACTAGGACTCAGATTCTTTCAAAATTATGATGGAGTGCTCATAGTTTTAGGAGATATGCCTTTTGTAAAGAGAGAAGATATACATAAAATAATAAACGCATTCAATCCAGACTGTAACGCTGTAATTCCTACTTACAAGGGAAATTGGGGAAATCCAGTATTGTTAAGTAGAAAAATTTTCGATAAAGTAATGACAATAACTGGAGATGAAGGTGCTAAAAAAATCTTAAAAAGTACGGAAAACTTATGCTTTGTCGAATGTGACTACGGGGTTATTATAGATATAGATACAGTTAATGACCTTTTAACTTTTGAGAGGCCTCCTTAA